A window from Chryseobacterium vaccae encodes these proteins:
- a CDS encoding GLPGLI family protein gives MRSLFLFFVIFLCNFFHSQNKQFFYEYRFIPDSTEKKQIATEIMILDIDKKRSLFFGQEIYRSDSTLLSDSKKGIFSMPPDKLMISEQVIKYPNSSQIDYVKLVSYEKYIVSQEVKLPWNLVSEFKTILNHKVQKATVPYGGRRWTAWFAKDIPFQDGPYKFYGLPGLILELEDDTKSHHYTLKGIKDSQEELVYPSLNNYKTSKISYLQFVKLYKNYRINPVANLIGKIPDYQDENGNTVSGQQKVREIEKIKLDQIKKDNNIIEIDLLKK, from the coding sequence ATGAGATCTTTATTTTTATTTTTTGTGATTTTTTTATGTAATTTTTTTCATAGTCAAAATAAGCAGTTTTTTTACGAGTATCGATTTATTCCGGATTCTACTGAAAAGAAACAGATAGCCACCGAAATAATGATATTGGATATTGATAAAAAAAGATCTCTGTTTTTCGGACAGGAAATCTACAGGTCTGACTCTACCCTGCTCAGCGATTCCAAAAAAGGGATATTCTCCATGCCTCCGGATAAACTGATGATCAGTGAACAGGTCATCAAATATCCTAATTCATCTCAGATTGATTACGTAAAATTAGTTTCTTACGAAAAATATATTGTCAGCCAGGAAGTAAAGCTTCCATGGAATCTGGTATCTGAATTCAAAACAATCCTGAATCATAAAGTACAAAAAGCAACCGTACCATACGGTGGAAGGCGCTGGACGGCATGGTTCGCGAAAGATATCCCTTTTCAGGACGGACCCTATAAGTTCTATGGACTTCCGGGACTGATCCTTGAGCTGGAAGATGATACTAAAAGTCATCATTATACCCTTAAAGGAATCAAAGACAGTCAGGAAGAACTGGTTTATCCCTCTTTAAACAATTATAAAACATCAAAAATATCGTATCTTCAATTTGTAAAACTATATAAAAACTACCGGATTAATCCTGTTGCCAACCTCATAGGAAAAATCCCTGATTATCAGGATGAAAACGGCAATACAGTGAGCGGACAGCAAAAAGTAAGGGAAATAGAAAAAATCAAGCTTGACCAGATCAAAAAAGATAACAATATCATTGAAATTGATCTTCTTAAAAAATAA
- a CDS encoding DUF808 family protein, whose product MASGFFAILDDIAALMDDVAVTSKIATQKTAGILGDDLAVNAEKATGFLSSREIPVLWAITKGSFINKLIILPVVFLLNWLYAPAINYVLIAGGLYLAFEGVEKIIEFLFHRDKKGHEVVEEIVEDEKSDEEIEKAKIKSAITTDFILSVEIVIIALGTVLEESHPFITQILVTSLVAFIATVGVYGIVALIVRMDDAGFKLIKKSNDKGFFGMLGHFLVKALPVVIKALGVIGTIALIMVAGGIFSHRIEFLHYVLPSWSSNEMLTILKEIILGLVGGLFAVALFTMGKGVVSLVKKK is encoded by the coding sequence ATGGCGTCAGGCTTTTTTGCAATTTTAGATGATATTGCAGCATTGATGGATGATGTGGCAGTTACCAGTAAAATAGCGACACAAAAGACAGCAGGAATTTTAGGGGATGACCTTGCCGTAAATGCCGAAAAGGCAACAGGTTTTCTTTCTTCCCGCGAAATTCCGGTGTTATGGGCAATCACCAAAGGCTCATTCATCAATAAACTGATTATTCTTCCCGTTGTATTCCTTCTCAACTGGCTTTATGCTCCTGCCATTAATTATGTATTGATTGCCGGAGGATTATATCTGGCATTTGAAGGCGTTGAGAAAATCATAGAATTTCTTTTTCACCGGGATAAAAAAGGCCACGAAGTTGTAGAAGAAATTGTAGAAGACGAAAAGAGTGATGAAGAAATAGAAAAAGCAAAGATAAAATCGGCCATTACCACAGATTTTATTCTATCTGTTGAAATTGTCATCATTGCTTTAGGAACGGTTTTGGAAGAAAGTCATCCTTTCATTACCCAGATTTTGGTGACGAGTTTGGTTGCTTTTATCGCTACAGTAGGAGTATACGGAATTGTTGCTTTGATTGTAAGAATGGATGATGCAGGATTTAAATTAATCAAAAAGAGCAATGACAAAGGCTTCTTCGGAATGCTTGGACACTTCTTAGTGAAAGCCTTACCTGTTGTTATTAAAGCTTTGGGAGTTATTGGTACCATTGCTTTGATTATGGTAGCCGGCGGTATTTTCTCACACAGAATAGAATTTCTTCACTATGTTTTACCTTCCTGGTCTTCTAATGAAATGCTTACTATTCTAAAAGAAATTATCCTAGGGCTTGTAGGAGGATTATTTGCCGTAGCACTTTTCACGATGGGAAAAGGTGTTGTTTCTCTGGTAAAGAAGAAATAG
- the dnaJ gene encoding molecular chaperone DnaJ — translation MSKRDYYEVLEISKSASGDEIKKAYRKMAIKYHPDKNPGDKEAEEKFKEAAEAYEILSDDQKRARYDQFGHAGVGGNGGFGGGGFGGGMNMEDIFSQFGDIFGGGFGGFGGGGGGRQQARGSNLRIRIKLSLEEMVNGTQKTIKVKKMKMAEGATSKTCPTCNGSGVQLKVMNTMFGQMQTQTTCGTCQGIGKVADKIPAGANAQGLIKDEEEVTINIPAGARDGIQLNVRGKGNDAPFGGIPGDLLVIIEEEADKTIKREGDNLHQELYISFAEAALGTKKEVPTVGGKVKITVDPGTQSGKILRLAGKGLPSIDSYGKGDMFIHINVWTPQKLNKEQKDFFEKQMNSGDMVAEPSGKEKTFFDKVKDLFN, via the coding sequence ATGTCAAAGAGAGACTATTACGAGGTTCTGGAGATCAGCAAATCTGCTTCAGGCGACGAAATAAAGAAAGCCTACCGAAAAATGGCTATCAAATATCACCCTGATAAAAATCCGGGCGACAAAGAAGCTGAAGAAAAATTTAAAGAAGCTGCAGAGGCTTACGAAATCCTGAGCGATGATCAGAAGCGTGCCCGATATGACCAGTTTGGTCATGCCGGAGTAGGCGGTAACGGTGGTTTCGGAGGCGGAGGCTTCGGAGGTGGCATGAATATGGAAGACATTTTCAGCCAGTTCGGAGATATTTTCGGTGGAGGTTTTGGAGGTTTCGGCGGTGGCGGCGGTGGCCGTCAGCAGGCAAGAGGTTCTAACTTAAGAATCAGAATCAAGCTGAGCCTTGAAGAGATGGTAAATGGTACTCAGAAAACCATCAAAGTTAAAAAAATGAAGATGGCTGAAGGGGCTACTTCAAAAACATGTCCTACCTGTAACGGATCCGGTGTTCAGCTTAAAGTGATGAATACCATGTTTGGACAGATGCAGACCCAGACTACCTGCGGAACCTGCCAAGGAATCGGGAAAGTAGCTGATAAAATTCCTGCCGGAGCTAATGCTCAGGGACTAATCAAAGATGAGGAGGAAGTGACCATCAATATTCCTGCGGGAGCAAGAGACGGTATCCAGCTTAATGTCAGAGGAAAAGGAAATGATGCTCCTTTCGGTGGAATTCCGGGTGATTTATTGGTGATCATTGAAGAGGAAGCTGATAAAACGATCAAAAGAGAAGGCGACAACCTTCATCAGGAATTATACATTTCATTTGCAGAAGCTGCTTTAGGAACTAAGAAAGAAGTTCCAACCGTTGGCGGAAAAGTGAAAATCACGGTTGACCCGGGAACTCAATCCGGAAAAATTCTGAGATTGGCAGGAAAAGGTCTTCCAAGCATTGACAGCTACGGAAAAGGCGATATGTTCATCCACATCAATGTATGGACCCCGCAAAAGCTTAATAAGGAACAGAAAGATTTCTTTGAAAAGCAGATGAACAGCGGAGATATGGTTGCAGAACCATCCGGAAAGGAAAAAACTTTCTTTGACAAAGTGAAAGATTTATTCAATTAA
- a CDS encoding nucleotide exchange factor GrpE: protein MENQDINEESINNQEENNIQNETASEDNVTASPSAEELLAEEKDRYIRLYAEFENYKKRTAKEKMEFFQYANQDMMVSMLGVLDDFERALKEIAKNGNPADLQGVELIYQKFKNRLTEKGLKTMEVKAGDSFNVDFHEAITQIPAPSEDLKGKIVDVIETGYTLNDKVIRFAKVVTGN from the coding sequence ATGGAAAATCAGGATATTAACGAAGAAAGCATCAATAATCAGGAAGAGAACAATATTCAGAATGAAACAGCATCTGAAGACAATGTGACAGCTTCACCTTCTGCAGAGGAACTTTTGGCAGAAGAAAAAGACCGTTACATCAGATTGTATGCTGAATTCGAAAACTATAAAAAAAGAACGGCTAAAGAGAAGATGGAATTCTTCCAGTATGCCAACCAGGACATGATGGTTTCTATGCTTGGAGTTTTAGATGACTTCGAAAGAGCATTGAAAGAAATCGCTAAGAACGGGAATCCAGCTGATCTTCAGGGTGTGGAACTTATCTATCAGAAATTTAAGAACAGACTGACGGAAAAAGGCTTAAAAACAATGGAAGTAAAAGCCGGTGACAGCTTTAATGTAGACTTCCATGAGGCGATCACACAGATTCCAGCCCCATCAGAAGATCTGAAAGGCAAAATCGTAGATGTTATTGAAACCGGATATACCCTGAACGATAAAGTAATCCGTTTCGCAAAAGTAGTAACAGGAAACTAA
- a CDS encoding Nramp family divalent metal transporter, whose translation MNFNIKNAWRKEKTAHSLPEAYSSIKVPKKATFWRKYLAFAGPGLMIAVGYMDPGNWATDIAGGAQFGYTLLSVILISNIFAMVLQHLSVKLGVVAERDLAQACRDHFSPTTNFILWIFCEIAIAACDLAEVIGSAIALNLLFHIPLTWGIVITTVDVLIILLLQAKGFRWIESIVGGLIFIILSCFVYEIVISKPAFNEILGGLVPQKEIIQNPAMLYIAIGILGATVMPHNLYLHSSIVQTRDYTRDREGKKEAIKFATLDSTVSLMLAFFINAAILILAAATFHTTGNEHVADIHDAYKMLTPILGASMASIAFAIALLASGQNSTLTGTLAGQIVMEGFLNIRLKPWLRRLITRLIAVIPALIVAIIYGEQGTTDLLVLSQVILSMQLSFAVVPLVMFTNDKAKMGEFANKPFLKVCVWVISVIIIILNLYLLYQTFT comes from the coding sequence ATGAATTTCAATATAAAGAACGCCTGGCGAAAAGAGAAAACCGCTCATTCACTTCCTGAGGCCTACTCCTCGATTAAGGTCCCTAAAAAAGCGACCTTCTGGAGGAAGTACCTTGCTTTTGCAGGTCCCGGACTCATGATTGCTGTAGGCTATATGGACCCCGGAAACTGGGCAACTGATATTGCCGGAGGAGCCCAATTTGGATATACTCTGCTTTCGGTTATCCTTATTTCTAATATTTTTGCCATGGTTCTCCAGCACCTTTCCGTAAAACTGGGGGTGGTTGCAGAAAGAGACCTTGCGCAGGCCTGCCGGGATCACTTCAGTCCTACCACTAATTTTATTTTATGGATATTCTGTGAAATTGCCATCGCTGCCTGTGACCTCGCCGAGGTCATTGGTTCCGCCATTGCATTAAACCTCCTGTTTCATATTCCTCTGACCTGGGGAATCGTTATTACCACTGTAGATGTTCTGATTATCCTGCTTCTTCAGGCCAAAGGTTTCCGGTGGATCGAAAGTATTGTAGGAGGGCTTATTTTCATCATCCTCTCCTGTTTTGTCTATGAAATTGTGATTTCAAAACCGGCATTTAATGAAATTCTTGGCGGATTGGTTCCTCAGAAAGAGATTATTCAGAATCCGGCTATGCTATATATTGCCATCGGAATTCTGGGAGCCACTGTAATGCCTCATAATCTGTACCTGCACAGCAGCATTGTACAGACCAGAGATTATACGCGGGACCGGGAAGGAAAAAAAGAGGCTATCAAATTTGCCACTTTAGACAGTACAGTTTCATTAATGCTGGCATTTTTCATCAATGCTGCCATTCTTATCCTTGCTGCGGCAACATTCCACACTACAGGAAATGAACATGTAGCAGATATTCACGACGCCTATAAAATGCTCACCCCTATTTTAGGAGCTTCTATGGCAAGTATAGCCTTTGCTATTGCGCTTCTGGCATCAGGGCAGAATTCTACCCTTACCGGAACTCTTGCCGGACAGATCGTCATGGAAGGTTTTTTAAACATCAGGTTAAAGCCATGGCTAAGAAGGTTAATTACAAGACTAATTGCGGTTATCCCGGCTCTGATTGTTGCTATTATTTATGGTGAACAGGGAACTACGGATCTGCTGGTACTGAGTCAGGTTATCTTGTCCATGCAGCTGAGTTTTGCAGTGGTTCCGCTCGTTATGTTTACGAACGACAAAGCCAAAATGGGTGAATTTGCCAACAAGCCTTTCCTTAAGGTCTGTGTATGGGTTATTTCCGTGATCATTATTATTCTGAATCTATATTTATTGTACCAGACGTTTACATGA
- a CDS encoding OmpA family protein: MSLNVIDLIKGQLGPALVSQAASQFGESESGISKAIGGLLPAVVGGLANNADNPGVLDAITGASSSGILGNLLGGASNNPMISNLLTSIFGDKVGGIVNSIATFAGISNNSSSSLLNLVTGATVGSIGKYAADNNLDKSGISGLLNDQKGIISSLLPAGLSLASLNIGDWAKGYKFGNDNDTATAAASEEPKIEVTRSTTPTGTDPDRNNNNEGGGSIWKWLLPLLLLIAAGYFLWKQCEKKQTTTTTTATDSTGSSMDSSTAATPPDTSASTTAAPAATKTDENIDLNGVMLKGYKGGMEDQMIAFLKSGGYKNAADDAALKDKWYNFDHVNFKMGSSTELEAGSQGQLDNLVAILKAFPEAKVKIGGYTDKTGNEAANLKLSKERAEFIKAAVTKAGVGAQVLEANGYGSKFATVDAKASDAERAADRKMAVRFAK, translated from the coding sequence ATGTCTTTAAATGTCATTGATTTAATTAAAGGACAGCTAGGTCCGGCTTTGGTTTCACAAGCAGCTTCCCAGTTTGGAGAAAGTGAATCCGGTATTTCAAAAGCAATTGGAGGTTTACTGCCTGCTGTGGTAGGAGGACTGGCAAACAACGCAGACAATCCGGGAGTTTTAGATGCAATAACCGGTGCTTCGTCAAGCGGAATTTTAGGAAATTTATTAGGAGGTGCTTCTAATAATCCTATGATATCTAACCTTCTGACTTCCATCTTTGGAGATAAAGTAGGCGGAATTGTGAACTCTATTGCCACTTTTGCAGGAATCAGCAATAACTCATCCAGTTCACTGCTGAATCTGGTAACAGGAGCTACGGTAGGTTCTATAGGTAAGTATGCTGCAGATAATAATCTGGATAAATCTGGTATTTCAGGCTTACTGAATGACCAGAAAGGTATTATTTCTTCATTACTGCCTGCAGGACTTTCTCTTGCATCACTGAATATCGGCGACTGGGCTAAAGGGTACAAGTTTGGTAATGACAACGATACCGCAACAGCTGCAGCCAGTGAAGAGCCTAAAATAGAGGTAACAAGAAGTACTACACCTACAGGAACAGATCCTGACAGAAATAACAACAATGAAGGCGGAGGTTCAATCTGGAAATGGTTGCTTCCGCTTTTACTGTTAATTGCCGCCGGCTATTTCTTATGGAAGCAATGTGAGAAAAAACAGACCACCACAACTACTACAGCAACAGATTCTACAGGATCTTCTATGGATTCATCTACGGCAGCCACTCCACCGGATACTTCTGCTTCTACAACAGCAGCTCCGGCAGCCACCAAGACAGATGAAAACATCGATCTTAATGGGGTTATGCTGAAAGGATACAAAGGAGGAATGGAAGACCAGATGATTGCTTTCCTAAAATCAGGAGGATATAAAAATGCCGCAGATGATGCTGCCTTAAAAGATAAGTGGTATAATTTTGACCATGTAAATTTCAAAATGGGAAGCTCTACTGAACTGGAAGCTGGTTCTCAGGGACAGCTTGATAATTTAGTAGCAATTCTAAAAGCATTCCCTGAAGCTAAAGTTAAAATCGGAGGTTATACTGATAAAACAGGAAATGAAGCAGCTAACCTGAAATTATCTAAAGAAAGAGCTGAGTTCATCAAAGCTGCTGTAACAAAAGCAGGTGTAGGCGCTCAGGTTCTGGAAGCTAACGGTTACGGAAGTAAATTTGCTACGGTAGACGCTAAAGCTTCTGATGCAGAAAGAGCTGCAGACAGAAAAATGGCGGTAAGATTCGCAAAATAA
- the proS gene encoding proline--tRNA ligase produces MAKLTSRSEDYSKWYNELVVKADLAENSGVRGCMVIKPYGYAIWEKMRDEMDKKFKETGHVNAYFPLFVPKSLFEAEEKNAEGFAKECAVVTHYRLKTDPDNPSKLIVDPDAKLEEELIVRPTSEAIIWNTYKNWIQSYRDLPILINQWANVVRWEMRTRLFLRTAEFLWQEGHTAHATKDEAVEEAEKMNQVYADFAENFMAMPVIQGLKTPSERFAGADETYCIEALMQDGKALQAGTSHFLGQNFAKAFDVKFTNKEGKIEHAWATSWGTSTRLMGALIMTHSDDFGLVLPPTLAPIQVVIVPIFKGDEQLAQISEVALDIQAKLKAKGISVKFDNDTQNKPGWKFAEYELKGVPVRIAMGPRDLENKSVEIARRDNLTKEVRSIEGLDSYIEELLQTIQKDIFEKALNFRKDNITKVDTYEEFKTVLEGKGGFIYAHWDGTAEEEEQIKDETKATIRCIPLDDDIEEGISMISGKPSKRRVLFAKAY; encoded by the coding sequence ATGGCAAAATTAACCTCAAGAAGCGAAGATTACAGCAAATGGTATAATGAGCTGGTTGTAAAAGCTGACCTAGCTGAAAACTCTGGAGTGCGGGGATGTATGGTGATCAAACCGTACGGCTATGCAATCTGGGAAAAAATGCGTGATGAAATGGATAAAAAATTCAAAGAAACAGGTCACGTAAATGCTTATTTCCCGCTTTTTGTGCCCAAAAGTTTGTTTGAGGCTGAGGAGAAAAATGCAGAAGGTTTTGCTAAAGAATGTGCAGTGGTTACCCATTACAGATTAAAAACAGATCCTGACAACCCTTCTAAACTTATTGTAGACCCGGATGCGAAACTGGAAGAAGAACTTATCGTACGTCCTACCTCTGAAGCCATCATCTGGAACACTTATAAAAACTGGATCCAGTCTTACAGAGACCTTCCGATCCTGATCAACCAATGGGCTAATGTTGTACGTTGGGAAATGAGAACCCGTCTATTTTTAAGAACGGCAGAATTTTTATGGCAGGAAGGGCACACGGCACATGCTACCAAGGATGAAGCTGTAGAAGAGGCTGAAAAAATGAACCAGGTATATGCTGATTTTGCGGAAAACTTCATGGCTATGCCAGTAATTCAGGGGTTGAAAACACCTTCTGAAAGATTTGCCGGTGCTGATGAAACCTACTGTATTGAAGCCTTAATGCAGGACGGAAAAGCTCTTCAGGCCGGTACATCCCACTTTCTGGGACAGAATTTCGCAAAAGCTTTTGATGTGAAGTTCACCAATAAGGAAGGAAAAATTGAACACGCATGGGCAACTTCATGGGGAACATCTACCCGTCTGATGGGAGCTTTGATCATGACCCACTCTGATGATTTCGGTTTGGTGCTTCCTCCTACTCTTGCACCGATCCAGGTTGTAATTGTTCCAATCTTTAAAGGAGACGAACAGCTTGCGCAGATCAGTGAGGTGGCGTTGGATATTCAGGCTAAATTAAAAGCTAAAGGAATTTCTGTGAAATTTGATAATGATACTCAGAACAAACCGGGCTGGAAATTTGCAGAATATGAACTGAAAGGAGTTCCGGTAAGAATTGCAATGGGACCAAGAGATTTGGAAAACAAGTCTGTTGAAATTGCAAGAAGAGACAATCTTACCAAAGAAGTACGTTCAATTGAAGGGCTGGACAGCTACATTGAAGAGTTACTACAAACCATCCAGAAAGATATTTTTGAAAAGGCATTAAACTTCAGAAAAGATAATATCACGAAAGTGGATACCTACGAGGAATTCAAAACCGTTCTTGAAGGAAAAGGAGGTTTCATCTATGCACATTGGGACGGAACAGCTGAAGAGGAAGAGCAGATCAAGGATGAAACGAAAGCCACAATCAGATGTATTCCTTTAGATGATGACATTGAAGAGGGAATTTCCATGATTTCAGGAAAACCTTCTAAAAGACGTGTATTATTCGCAAAAGCTTACTAA
- a CDS encoding prolyl-tRNA synthetase, producing MKKNIHKNLLGLLKSKGILAISGGLLLVSCGAQMGGYTETDGVYYDPNKDTLPEGVIINDGGNRVGENYDYYQDSNVIQNAEANAKERDNRYNSWSDVNLNMNATDSDWGNFAGSQTNYYDNSWGWGNPWGWYGGYNPYWGWNRGWGMGLSWGWGGSFGWGWGGSIGWGSPYWGYGYSPYWGGYYDPFWGGGYGYPYWGGGYWGHGYYNRPIYRRSGGGGFSNPGLTNAVYNTNTYRGGFRNSGDAVRSSNNGFRNSNSSNSGFRNSNTNGGFRQGNSNGGFRQGNTNGGFRNQSQQSGGFRNSNSQPRPNYTPQRDNGGFRNDSGFRSNGGFNNSSSGGGFRGGGSSGGGGGFRGGGGGGGFRSGGR from the coding sequence ATGAAAAAAAATATACATAAAAATTTGCTTGGTTTGTTAAAGTCCAAAGGGATTTTAGCCATATCGGGCGGATTGCTGCTTGTGTCTTGTGGCGCTCAGATGGGCGGATACACAGAGACAGACGGGGTGTACTATGACCCGAATAAAGATACGCTGCCAGAAGGAGTAATTATCAATGATGGCGGAAACCGAGTAGGCGAAAATTATGATTATTATCAGGATTCCAATGTGATTCAAAATGCAGAGGCTAATGCGAAGGAGCGTGATAACAGATACAATTCATGGAGTGATGTTAACCTGAATATGAATGCTACAGATTCAGACTGGGGTAATTTTGCCGGCTCACAGACTAACTATTATGACAATTCCTGGGGATGGGGAAATCCTTGGGGATGGTATGGAGGCTATAACCCTTATTGGGGTTGGAACCGTGGCTGGGGTATGGGATTATCCTGGGGTTGGGGTGGATCATTCGGTTGGGGCTGGGGAGGCTCTATCGGATGGGGAAGCCCATACTGGGGATATGGCTACTCACCTTACTGGGGAGGATATTATGATCCGTTCTGGGGCGGAGGTTACGGCTACCCTTATTGGGGTGGTGGTTACTGGGGCCACGGATATTATAACAGACCCATTTACAGAAGAAGCGGCGGAGGAGGCTTCAGTAATCCTGGCTTAACCAATGCGGTATACAATACCAATACTTACAGAGGCGGATTCAGAAACAGTGGAGATGCTGTAAGAAGTTCAAACAACGGTTTCAGAAACAGCAATAGCTCAAACAGCGGATTCCGTAATTCAAATACGAATGGAGGCTTCAGACAAGGGAATTCAAACGGTGGTTTCAGACAAGGAAACACGAATGGAGGATTCAGAAATCAATCTCAGCAGTCTGGCGGATTCCGTAATTCAAATTCTCAGCCAAGACCTAATTACACTCCGCAGAGAGATAATGGAGGGTTCAGGAATGACAGTGGATTCAGATCGAACGGAGGCTTCAATAACAGCAGCTCAGGAGGAGGCTTCAGAGGAGGCGGTTCTTCAGGCGGCGGTGGCGGTTTTAGAGGCGGCGGCGGTGGCGGCGGTTTCAGAAGCGGCGGCAGATAA
- a CDS encoding OmpP1/FadL family transporter translates to MLKKSLVLTGIAAAFFAQAQDVSVLRNTVEAYSGSSMTGSAKFNAMAGSNGALGGDANSLLTNPAGLGVAISSEVSGTLSIAGNRNKSTWNGSTVNYSKTNTDVGNIGGVITFPLMTETAWKFVNIGINYSNQSLDNYIESSGSNNLITDFNDGKSASLAGHAYNRYGNLSKTSFGVGANYNHSVYIGAGLNFFGASIDQYDTAAFQMVDNGSLEFFDRQNTPFSERSTGFSASLGVIGKLNPNFRVGASIETPTFWSIDREYNFYNDPQRGDGIGGENQKLTTPLKATVSAAFVASKNFSLNVDYTLGVTRPKYKVYSGTESDLNSFFKDNYKNISEVRIGAEYRIKQFRLRGGYSYTSNPFDALTVSQLNPDASVADRSYSNMMLNDRNLASFGLGYDFKSFYIDASYQYVTSSYSNPYLRGIETGDPATDTAYYSSNRILGSDHFVVTDVKNNRNNFFVTFGWKF, encoded by the coding sequence ATGTTAAAAAAATCTTTAGTATTAACGGGCATTGCTGCAGCTTTTTTTGCGCAGGCTCAGGATGTTTCTGTATTAAGGAATACTGTAGAGGCTTATTCCGGTTCTTCTATGACAGGTTCTGCAAAATTCAATGCAATGGCAGGATCTAACGGAGCTTTGGGAGGTGATGCCAATTCCTTGCTTACTAACCCCGCTGGTTTAGGGGTTGCTATTTCAAGTGAAGTTTCCGGAACTTTATCCATTGCAGGAAATAGGAATAAAAGTACCTGGAACGGTTCTACAGTAAATTATAGCAAGACAAACACTGATGTAGGGAATATCGGAGGGGTAATTACCTTCCCGCTTATGACTGAGACAGCCTGGAAGTTTGTCAATATCGGGATCAACTATTCCAATCAATCATTAGATAATTATATAGAATCCTCTGGAAGTAATAACCTTATCACAGATTTCAATGATGGTAAAAGTGCATCATTAGCGGGTCATGCTTATAACAGATACGGAAATCTTTCCAAAACAAGTTTTGGGGTTGGAGCGAATTATAATCATAGTGTATATATTGGTGCCGGCTTAAATTTCTTCGGAGCATCTATTGATCAGTATGATACAGCTGCTTTTCAGATGGTTGATAACGGATCTTTAGAGTTTTTCGACAGACAGAATACTCCTTTTTCTGAAAGATCTACAGGTTTTTCAGCTTCACTAGGGGTTATCGGAAAGTTAAATCCTAATTTCAGAGTAGGAGCTTCCATTGAAACGCCTACTTTCTGGTCTATTGACAGGGAATATAACTTCTATAATGATCCTCAGCGGGGAGATGGTATCGGTGGAGAGAATCAGAAATTGACCACGCCGCTTAAAGCCACTGTGAGTGCAGCATTTGTAGCAAGCAAAAACTTTTCATTGAATGTGGACTATACCTTAGGGGTTACAAGACCTAAGTATAAGGTATATTCCGGAACAGAAAGTGATTTGAACAGCTTCTTTAAAGATAATTATAAGAATATTTCAGAAGTAAGAATCGGTGCGGAATACAGAATCAAACAATTCAGACTAAGAGGTGGATATTCTTATACATCCAATCCTTTTGATGCTTTAACGGTAAGTCAGCTGAATCCTGATGCTTCTGTTGCGGACAGATCGTACAGCAATATGATGTTGAATGACAGAAACCTGGCTTCTTTCGGATTAGGATATGATTTCAAGTCATTCTATATTGATGCATCTTATCAGTATGTTACTTCCAGCTATAGCAATCCTTATTTAAGAGGGATTGAAACGGGAGATCCTGCTACAGATACAGCTTATTATTCTAGTAATAGAATCTTAGGATCAGATCATTTTGTAGTAACTGATGTGAAAAATAACAGAAATAACTTCTTTGTTACATTCGGCTGGAAATTCTAA
- a CDS encoding ZIP family metal transporter, whose protein sequence is MTVFLLILSVIAGVFLGKHFGKKEKLAKNLLVLSAGFLITICLNEVFPQVYTSEAGSNLGIFVIAGVLLQMILEALTKGFEHGHFHHHNEHNILPVALMVGLFVHAFIEGIPLANEEHELSPYLLGILFHNLPISFILGAFLFNRKNESKGSSYPSLLIVALFALASPMGMLLGNYFNPDLQPYFLAIVGGIFLHISSVIIFESNKNHNIDWIKIGLVIVGVSLALVMHLFHSHPHAGHHH, encoded by the coding sequence ATGACGGTATTTTTACTGATCCTAAGTGTGATCGCAGGAGTATTTCTCGGAAAACACTTCGGGAAGAAGGAAAAACTGGCCAAAAATCTGCTGGTTCTGAGTGCAGGATTCCTGATTACGATCTGTCTGAATGAAGTGTTCCCTCAAGTGTATACCTCCGAAGCAGGCAGTAATCTTGGAATATTCGTGATTGCAGGGGTTCTTCTGCAGATGATCCTTGAAGCGCTGACAAAAGGCTTTGAGCATGGTCATTTTCACCATCACAATGAGCACAATATTCTTCCGGTAGCCTTAATGGTAGGGTTATTTGTTCATGCCTTTATTGAAGGAATTCCTTTAGCTAATGAAGAGCACGAGCTTTCACCTTATCTCTTGGGAATTCTATTTCATAACCTTCCTATTTCATTTATTCTTGGGGCCTTTTTATTCAACAGAAAAAATGAATCCAAAGGATCATCATATCCGTCACTCCTGATTGTTGCTTTGTTTGCTCTGGCTTCGCCTATGGGAATGCTTTTGGGGAATTACTTCAATCCGGATCTTCAGCCCTATTTTCTGGCCATTGTAGGCGGAATTTTTCTTCATATCTCATCTGTTATCATTTTTGAAAGCAACAAAAACCATAATATTGACTGGATCAAGATCGGACTGGTCATTGTAGGGGTTTCTCTCGCTCTGGTTATGCATCTTTTCCACAGCCACCCTCATGCGGGACATCATCATTAA